One segment of Solanum stenotomum isolate F172 chromosome 1, ASM1918654v1, whole genome shotgun sequence DNA contains the following:
- the LOC125853791 gene encoding pectinesterase-like, with product MAKKLVIGSIASILVVACVVAACVTITKKNASDPSSGGGDGASNGGVSTSTKSVKAICQPTDYKETCEKSLASAKNTSDPKELIKVAFESTITDIKNAIKNTDLIKDAAKDPRTKEALHTCEGLLDVSIDDLRRSFDKVGTFDINKIKDYTDDLKTWISASITYQETCLDAFQNTSGDTGEKMKKLLKTAGELTSNGLAMITSFGDMLTSMNIPGISRRLLANDYTSFVEDGSRRLLQVSSTKPNAVVALDGSGQFKTIKEALKGVPPKNIQPYVILIKAGEYKEIVDVPRGVTNVVFIGEGPTKTKITGNKNYADGTATFHTATVAVNGDGFVARDIGFENTAGAMKHQAVALRVSADKAVFYNCNIDGYQDTLYTHSYRQFYKDCSISGTIDFIFGDASAVFQNCKMIVRKPGNNQACMVTAQGRKDHRGVGAIVLRNCEIRAEPAFTSTQPPIKAYLGRPWKEYSRTIIMQTQIDAFIDPEGWAPWNGNFALNTLYYAEYQNRGPGANTDKRVKWAGYKRNISPQEAEKYAPNIFIDQDSWIKKTGISY from the exons atggCTAAAAAATTAGTCATTGGTAGCATTGCCTCAATTCTTGTGGTGGCTTGTGTTGTTGCAGCATGTGTCACCATTACCAAAAAGAACGCGAGCGATCCATCAagtggtggtggtgatggtgctagcaatggtggtgtTTCAACCTCTACAAAATCTGTTAAAGCAATATGTCAACCTACTGATTACAAAGAAACTTGTGAGAAGAGTCTTGCATCAGCCAAGAACACTAGTGACCCAAAGGAACTTATAAAAGTTGCATTTGAATCAACCATAACTGACATAAAAAATGCCATAAAAAATACTGACTTGATCAAGGATGCAGCCAAAGATCCTAGAACCAAAGAGGCTCTACATACTTGTGAAGGTCTTCTTGATGTGTCTATTGATGATCTAAGAAGATCGTTCGATAAAGTTGGCACCTTTGATATCAACAAGATCAAGGATTATACCGATGATCTAAAAACATGGATCAGTGCTTCGATTACTTATCAAGAAACTTGCTTAGATGCTTTTCAGAACACAAGTGGTGACACTGgtgagaaaatgaagaaattgttAAAAACTGCAGGGGAGCTTACTAGCAATGGTCTTGCTATGATTACTAGCTTTGGTGACATGCTTACTAGCATGAACATCCCTGGTATTAGCCGCCGATTATTGGCAAATGACTACACATCATTCGTTGAAGACGGTTCACGTAGgcttcttcaagtttcaagtaCCAAGCCTAATGCTGTGGTTGCTCTAGATGGTAGTGGACAATTCAAGACCATCAAAGAAGCCCTTAAAGGTGTGCCCCCAAAGAACATTCAACCCTATGTCATCTTAATCAAGGCAGGTGAATATAAGGAGATTGTCGATGTCCCAAGAGGGGTGACAAACGTTGTGTTTATTGGCGAAGGCCCAACCAAGACCAAGATTACTGGCAACAAGAACTATGCTGATGGCACTGCCACTTTCCATACCGCCACCGTTG CCGTGAACGGAGATGGTTTCGTAGCAAGGGATATCGGGTTTGAGAACACAGCAGGAGCAATGAAGCACCAAGCCGTTGCACTCCGTGTATCAGCAGACAAGGCAGTTTTCTACAACTGCAACATTGATGGATACCAAGACACTCTATACACACATTCCTACAGACAATTCTACAAAGATTGTTCCATCTCAGGAACCATCGACTTCATCTTTGGCGATGCATCTGCCGTGTTCCAAAACTGTAAGATGATTGTAAGGAAACCAGGTAACAACCAAGCTTGTATGGTCACTGCTCAAGGTAGAAAAGACCATCGTGGGGTCGGTGCAATCGTTTTGAGGAACTGTGAAATCAGGGCTGAGCCAGCATTCACTAGCACTCAGCCACCAATCAAAGCCTATCTTGGACGACCATGGAAGGAGTATTCCAGGACAATTATAATGCAAACTCAGATAGACGCGTTCATTGATCCTGAAGGATGGGCTCCATGGAATGGTAACTTTGCTCTAAACACTCTGTACTATGCAGAGTATCAGAACAGGGGACCAGGAGCAAATACTGACAAAAGGGTTAAATGGGCTGGTTATAAGAGAAACATTTCACCACAGGAAGCTGAAAAATATGCTCCTAATATCTTCATTGATCAAGATAGCTGGATTAAGAAGACTGGCATTTCCTATTGA